A segment of the Brevibacterium zhoupengii genome:
GTTGCCGAAGCGCAGCTCGTTGAACAGGAGGTTGAGCAGCACCGCCATGATCGCGGCCGAGGAGATTCCCGAGTGGAAGATCGTCTGCACCCAGGACGGGAAGTGCTCGTAGAAGTCGGGCTTGACCACGGGGACGAGGGCGAAGGCGAGGGACGCGGAGACGATGATGAGGTTCATGTTGCCCTCGAACTTCACCTCCTTGAGGTTGCGGATGCCTGATCCCGACACGGTTCCGAAGAGGATGAAGCCGGCGCCGCCGAGGACGGGCATCGGCACCGCAGCGACGACCTGACCGAGCACGGGCATGAGTCCCAGGAGGATGAGGATGACGCCGCCCGCGGAGACGACGAAGCGGGAGCGGACCCCGGTCAGCGCCACGAGGCCCACGTTCTGTGCGAAGGCCGACTGGGTGAAGGAGCCGAAGAAGGGTGCGATGACCGAGGAGGCCATGTCGGCGCGCAGGCCGGCCGCGACCCGCTTCTTGTCGACCGGGGTGCCGATGATCTCGCCGACGGCCAGCACATCGGCCGCGGTCTCTGTCTTGATGACGAGGATGACGATGAGCATCGACCCGATCGCAGCGAGGTCGAAGGTCGGTGCGCCGAAGGGCAGCAGTCCCGGGATCGCGACGGGGGCGCCCTGCCCGACCTCGGAGAAGTCAGTCATGCCCATGGCGGCACCGATGCCCGTGCCGATGATGAGGCCGAGCAGGATCGACAGCCGCGAGATGGCGGCCGAGCCGACCTTGCTCAGCAGCAGGATGACGGCGAAGGTGATGAACGCCAGGGCGATGTTCTGCACGGAGCCGTAGTCCGCAGCGGCCTCATCGCCGCCCATGGCCCAATTGGCCGCCGTCGGGATGAGAGTGAGTCCGATGGCCGTGATGACCACCCCGGTGACCACGGGTGGGAAGAAGCGGATGATCCGCGCGAAGAACGGGGCGATGACGAAGCCGATGACGCTGGCGACGATGACCGCGCCGAAGATGTCGCTGAGGCTGCCGCCGCCGGTGAGAATGGCGAGCATCGTCGCGACTCCGGCAAAGGAGACACCCTGGATGAGCGGGAGCTTCGACCCGACGAGGGGGAGGCCGATGCTCTGGATGAGTGTGGCGATGCCGCCGACGAAGAGGCTGGCGGTGACCAGCGCGACGAGCTGATCGCCGTCGACACCAGCTGCCTTGCCGATGATGAGGGGCACCGCGATGATCCCGCCGTACATTGTGAGGACATGCTGGAGCCCGTAGGCGAAGAGCTTGGGCACTGGGAGCCACGCGTCTTCGGGTCGCTTGGACCCGGGTGGGAGGGACTTCGTCGTCGAATTCTCGGTCATATCTCAGCCTTCCGGAGTAAGCCTCATTACTCTTCCGTATCGTGGATTCGATCTTCCACAAAGTGTGATCTCCACTACGTTCTGCCTCTTTTTCTGCGAAGTCAAATACGCGATTCGGGTAGCTGGTTTCGATATTCGGGGCAAGTCGTCGGCACTGCGCTGCCTTCGAGAATTTCCGACTAATCCGCCTCGGTGGGTTGACTCCGTCTCAGTTGCCTGCCTATGCTTGATTTCATCAAACGGAAATGAGTTTCCACAATACGGAAAACATGAATCCACACTCGCAGCGACGCGAAGGAGAATCCCATGACGACATTCGATTTCACCAATGCCGACAGCTACATCCTCAACTGCTCCACCCTGCTCACCGAGCTGCCCGTGATGGAGCGGGCGCAGGCGGCCAAGGATGCCGGCTTCAGCCAGGTCGAGTTCTGGTGGCCCTTCGACGGCAACCCGAGGCCCTCCTCGGCGGAGGTCGATGAGTTCATCGCCTCACTCGACAACGCGGGCGTCGAATTCAAGGGCCTGAACTTCTGGGCAGGGAACATGGCCGGCGGCGACCGCGGCATGGTCTCGATCAAGGGCGCCGAGGCCGACTTCGCAGCCAACGTCGACATCGTCGTCGAGATCGGCCGCCGCACCGGCTGTCGCGCCTTCAACGCCCTCTACGGTCTGCGCACCGAAGGCCAGACGCCTGAGGAGCAGGACGAAGTCGCCGTGGCCAACCTCAAGCTCGCCGCCGACGCTGTGGCCGCCATCGACGGAACCGTGCTCGTCGAACCCGTCTCCGGAGCCGAGGACTACCCGCTCAAGCGCGCCTCAGACGCCGCCGAGGTGGTCGATCGGGTCCGCGACCAGGGTGTTGGCAACATCGCCGTCCTCGCCGACTTCTTCCACATGTCGATCAACGGCGACGACGTGGCCGCGGTCATCGAGGCCGACGCCGCGAAGTTCGGACACATCCAGATCGCCGACGCAGCCGGCCGCGGAGCACCCGGAACGGGCGAACTGCCCCTGCAGGACTGGATCAACCGCTCCTACGAACTCGGCTACACCGGCTCCATCGCCCTCGAATACAAGCAGGATCGCGCCACCGCATTCGAATGGCTCGCGAACTGAATCCGCCTCCACCTCCGACTTTCCTCACCAGATAGGACACGAACATGAGCAAGACAATCGCATTCATCGGACTCGGAATCATGGGTCTGCCGATGGCCAAGAACCTCGTCAGCGCCGGCTTCACCGTCCGCGGCTACAACCGCTCACCCGAGAAAGCCGCCGAACTCGCGAAGGCAGGCGGCCAGGCCGCATCCTCCATCGCCGAGGCGGTCGACGGTGCCGATGTCATCATCACCATGGTCCCCGACTCACCCGACGTCGAAGACGTGCTCACCAGCGAGGAGGGCATCCTCGCCCACGCCAAGTCCGGCGCGTACTGGATCGACAACTCGACCATCCGTCCCGACGTCGCCAAGAACCTCTCCGCTCAGGCGGCGGAGAAGGGTCTTAAGCCCCTCGACGCACCGGTCTCCGGTGGCGAGGCCGGCGCGGTCAGCGGTGCACTGTCGATCATGGTCGGCGGCGAACAGGCCGACTTCGATGCCGTGGCCGATGTCTTCGACGCCATCGGCAAGACCATCGTCCTCGTCGGGCCCTCGGGCTCGGGACAGACCGTGAAGGCCGCGAACCAGCTCATCGTCGCCGGCAACATCGAACTCCTCGCCGAAGCTGTCGTCTTCCTCGAGGCCTACGGAGTCGAGACCACCTCGGCGCTGCAGGTCCTCGGCGGGGGACTGGCCGGATCGAAGGTTCTTGAGCAGAAGGGCCAGAAGATGCTCGACCGCTCCTTCGACCCCGGGTTCCGGCTGGCACTGCACCACAAGGACATGGGCATCGTCACCGCAGCAGCCCGCGAGGCCGGCGTCGCGATCCCACTCGGATCGGCCGTCGCCCAGCTTGTGGCCTCGACCGTCCAGCAGGGCAACGGAGGACTCGACCACTCGGGTCTGTTCACCGTCGTCGAGCAGCTCTCGGGCAAGAAGTAATCCCCACCACGAACCGGACCGGCGACAGCGTCGTCGCCGGTCCACTGAACTTCGGTCCTTGACTGGGCCACTGAAACGAAGGAAGAACAATGACACGTATGCGCGCAGTTGACGCAGTGGTGCTCATCCT
Coding sequences within it:
- a CDS encoding nucleobase:cation symporter-2 family protein translates to MTENSTTKSLPPGSKRPEDAWLPVPKLFAYGLQHVLTMYGGIIAVPLIIGKAAGVDGDQLVALVTASLFVGGIATLIQSIGLPLVGSKLPLIQGVSFAGVATMLAILTGGGSLSDIFGAVIVASVIGFVIAPFFARIIRFFPPVVTGVVITAIGLTLIPTAANWAMGGDEAAADYGSVQNIALAFITFAVILLLSKVGSAAISRLSILLGLIIGTGIGAAMGMTDFSEVGQGAPVAIPGLLPFGAPTFDLAAIGSMLIVILVIKTETAADVLAVGEIIGTPVDKKRVAAGLRADMASSVIAPFFGSFTQSAFAQNVGLVALTGVRSRFVVSAGGVILILLGLMPVLGQVVAAVPMPVLGGAGFILFGTVSGSGIRNLKEVKFEGNMNLIIVSASLAFALVPVVKPDFYEHFPSWVQTIFHSGISSAAIMAVLLNLLFNELRFGNSTNPSVYAAKPARFLTPSNLKDLREGDKFIDGKFVDCDGEEIPLVPDEQAEEIQAAIDCGDIVDTASVKQVVTSDSDNHR
- a CDS encoding hydroxypyruvate isomerase family protein; the encoded protein is MTTFDFTNADSYILNCSTLLTELPVMERAQAAKDAGFSQVEFWWPFDGNPRPSSAEVDEFIASLDNAGVEFKGLNFWAGNMAGGDRGMVSIKGAEADFAANVDIVVEIGRRTGCRAFNALYGLRTEGQTPEEQDEVAVANLKLAADAVAAIDGTVLVEPVSGAEDYPLKRASDAAEVVDRVRDQGVGNIAVLADFFHMSINGDDVAAVIEADAAKFGHIQIADAAGRGAPGTGELPLQDWINRSYELGYTGSIALEYKQDRATAFEWLAN
- a CDS encoding 2-hydroxy-3-oxopropionate reductase, producing MSKTIAFIGLGIMGLPMAKNLVSAGFTVRGYNRSPEKAAELAKAGGQAASSIAEAVDGADVIITMVPDSPDVEDVLTSEEGILAHAKSGAYWIDNSTIRPDVAKNLSAQAAEKGLKPLDAPVSGGEAGAVSGALSIMVGGEQADFDAVADVFDAIGKTIVLVGPSGSGQTVKAANQLIVAGNIELLAEAVVFLEAYGVETTSALQVLGGGLAGSKVLEQKGQKMLDRSFDPGFRLALHHKDMGIVTAAAREAGVAIPLGSAVAQLVASTVQQGNGGLDHSGLFTVVEQLSGKK